One Aspergillus oryzae RIB40 DNA, chromosome 2 genomic window carries:
- a CDS encoding ABC transporter ATP-binding protein (multidrug/pheromone exporter, ABC superfamily) codes for MIVRINQREAEGAVGVGNDTEILIEPEKEDVPAGKKGGTNGFLVSLAGKVMTEYLMVRVVADELGRSTLQRVLTFGETKLYVLEGIAFIAAITSGVAVAMVNLVMGNFLTLLSDFSFSDARSMPENLMSAVRTSALYFIYIGIVRLMATYIYASLFTYVAYHLTRNVRQSYLRAALSQEIAYYDRGATGSISQQATTNGKLIQSGIAEKLGIAIQATATFVAAFIVAFVTQWKLTLILIFIVPTLLIVVGMVGGIDATIETKILQIYAHASSYAESVFGGVRTIQAFSLQPRVLAKYDSYLQHAYTQGMRKNKLYGMVFGGQYFVVYAGMGLAFWQGIAMFDRGEIPDLGTVFTVLFSVIMAANTVTQIAPHMVTFSRAATAASELFALIDRQSEINPFDELGYQPDKTTGFIDLYGVRFSYPTRQDVSVLEDFTLNIPAGKVTALVGPSGSGKSTVIGLLERWYNPQAGSICLDGKDIGQLNLKWLRTNIRLVQQARHLNVFETIANGLVGTQWEAASQEEQMQRVQVAAKLAFAHEFIQTLPQGYHTRIGERGGLLSGGQKQRIAIARSVISEPKVLLLDEATSALDPYAEGIVQKALENASKNRTTIVIAHKLATIRNADNIVVMSKGKIIEQGRHEELVSRNGIYATLVKAQDLAPANIENEDRLESSKTSDRISEKENYHVGRIQSLARMRTPKTQQLAALSNPEDHDLYDKTDIIRNIWKLLRGTRDIWLWFAVTIATCIGGAVINPGQALLLGNIMSVFTSSNVVTRGNFISLMFFVMSLGILVIYFVMGWSTNTIAHRLSRKMRREILESFLRQDLRFFDRPENTVGALISRLDSYPQAILELMGFTVAIVFMSVLNILVSSILAIVVSWKLGLVGVLVGLPPMMLGGYVRVRIEADMDDKMDKRLSASASVASETITAIRTVSSLALESTVLRKYVYELDLAIYQMRRPMFHMMIWFSLTQSVEYFVLALGFWWGSKLINDEEISLYQFIVSFMGVYFSGQATALAFSFASSLTKANQASNYYFWLDSLHGTIRETGGKREEGPKHGCRSYDFHDVHFSYPLAPDHRVLKGVSLSIQRGDFVAFVGASGCGKSTMISLLERFYDPVSGAITIDTSAPLSSINPLLYRKHVALVQQEPTLFPGTIRENISQGLPDLGVTEAASDEALEEACRAANVWDFILSLPEGLDTPCGTSGSQLSGGQRQRIAIARALVRKPNVVLLDEATSALDTESEKLVQGALVGAASSRDRITIAVAHRLSTVRDAKCIFVFYAGKIVEAGTHSELVARGGMYAKMCEAQKLEGAA; via the exons ATGATAGTTCGTATAAATCAGCGGGAGGCTGAGGGAGCTGTCGGGGTGGGCAACGATACTGAAATCTTAATCGAACCGGAGAAAGAGGACGTGCCCGCTGGGAAGAAAGGTGGCACAAATGGCTTCCTGGTAAGTCTGGCCGGAAAGGTGATGACGGAATACCTAATGGTACGAGTGGTGGCTGACGAGCTGGGACGGTCTACCCTTCAGAGAGTTTTAACCTTCGGTGAGACGAAACTCTACGTCCTAGAAGGTATTGCTTTCATCGCTGCTATTACTTCTGGTGTTGCTGTTGCCATGGTCAACCTGGTCATGGGAAACTTCTTGACTCTGTTGAGCGACTTCAGCTTCTCTGACGCGCGCTCAATGCCGGAAAACCTCATGTCAGCGGTGCGAACGTCGGC TCTGTACTTCATTTACATAGGTATCGTCCGTCTCATGGCTACATACATCTACGCATCTCTATTCACCTATGTCGCGTACCACTTAACCCGTAACGTCCGTCAAAGCTATCTACGGGCTGCCTTGAGCCAAGAAATTGCATACTATGACCGAGGCGCCACCGGATCTATATCTCAACAAGCGACCACGAACGGCAAACTCATTCAATCCGGCATCGCAGAGAAACTTGGCATCGCCATCCAAGCGACGGCCACTTTCGTGGCAGCCTTCATAGTTGCGTTTGTAACACAATGGAAGCTGACTTtgatcctcatcttcattgtgCCAACTCTGCTCATTGTAGTCGGCATGGTAGGGGGCATCGATGCTACGATTGAGACCAAGATCTTGCAGATCTACGCCCACGCCAGTAGCTATGCCGAGAGCGTCTTCGGAGGGGTCCGGACCATTCAAGCATTCAGCCTTCAACCAAGGGTGTTAGCCAAGTACGACTCGTACCTCCAGCATGCGTACACCCAAGGAATGAGAAAGAACAAGCTGTACGGCATGGTGTTCGGAGGGCAGTATTTCGTCGTCTACGCCGGCATGGGCCTGGCGTTCTGGCAGGGCATTGCCATGTTCGACCGTGGCGAGATCCCTGATCTAGGAACCGTATTTAC TGTTCTGTTCTCCGTCATCATGGCTGCAAATACAGTCACGCAAATCGCACCGCACATGGTAACCTTCAGCCGTGCGGCAACTGCGGCTTCGGAGCTGTTCGCTCTCATTGATAGGCAATCCGAAATCAACCCCTTCGATGAACTGGGATACCAACCGGACAAAACGACCGGCTTTATTGATTTGTATGGTGTCAGATTCAGCTATCCTACGCGTCAAGATGTCTCGGTCTTGGAGGACTTCACATTAAACATCCCCGCAGGCAAGGTCACGGCGTTGGTG GGACCTTCCGGCTCAGGAAAAAGTACGGTTATCGGCTTGCTTGAAAGATGGTATAACCCCCAAGCAGGCAGCATCTGTTTGGATGGCAAGGACATCGGTCAGCTTAACCTCAAGTGGTTGCGGACCAATATCCGCCTAGTGCAACAGGCAAGGCACCTAAA TGTATTCGAGACCATCGCCAACGGCCTGGTTGGCACCCAATGGGAGGCAGCATCGCAAGAGGAGCAAATGCAGCGCGTCCAAGTAGCCGCGAAGCTCGCCTTCGCGCATGAGTTCATTCAGACCCTGCCGCAAGGGTACCACACGCGCATCGGCGAGAGAGGCGGCCTGCTCTCGGGCGGACAGAAGCAGCGGATCGCCATTGCCCGTAGCGTGATCTCGGAGCCCAAAGTCCTGCTCCTCGACGAAGCGACCAGCGCGCTGGACCCATATGCCGAGGGCATCGTCCAGAAGGCCCTTGAAAACGCCTCCAAGAACCGGACGACCATCGTGATCGCTCACAAGCTCGCCACCATTCGCAACGCCGATAACATCGTGGTCATGTCTAAGGGTAAGATCATCGAACAGGGACGTCACGAAGAGCTGGTGTCCAGGAACGGTATCTACGCCACACTCGTCAAGGCCCAGGACCTCGCGCCGGCCAACATCGAGAATGAGGATAGGCTGGAGAGTAGCAAGACTTCTGATAGGATTTCAGAAAAGGAGAACTATCACGTCGGTCGCATTCAGTCTCTTGCCAGGATGCGGACGCCCAAGACGCAACAATTGGCGGCACTAAGCAATCCAGAGGATCATGACTTGTACGACAAGACGGACATCATCCGCAATATTTGGAAGCTTCTGAGGGGGACACGCGATATCTGGCTTTGGTTCGCGGTCACAATAGCCACGTGCATCGGAGGAG CGGTCATCAATCCTGGACAAGCGCTCTTGCTAGGCAATATAATGAGCGTCTTTACCTCCTCTAACGTGGTCACTCGCGgcaacttcatctcgttAATGTTCTTCGTGATGTCGCTCGGCATTCTAGTCATATACTTCGTTATGGGCTGGTCGACCAATACTATCGCACAT AGACTCAGCAGGAAGATGCGACGGGAAATTCTGGAGTCCTTCCTCCGGCAGGACCTTCGGTTCTTCGACCGGCCAGAAAACACGGTGGGCGCACTCATAAGTCGCCTCGATTCATACCCGCAGGCCATTCTGGAGTTGATGGGCTTCACCGTTGCTATCGTCTTCATGTCCGTATTGAACATCCTCGTGTCTAGTATTCTTGCAATTGTCGTGTCTTGGAAGCTAGGGCTGGTTGGCGTCCTCGTCGGCCTACCGCCCATGATGCTAGGGGGATATGTGCGCGTCCGGATTGAGGCCGATATGGACGACAAAATGGATAAGAGGCTATCGGCCAGTGCTTCGGTGGCTTCGGAGACAATTACGGCGATCCGCACCGTCTCTTCGCTGGCCCTTGAGAGCACCGTGCTGAGGAAGTACGTCTATGAGCTCGACCTAGCGATATATCAGATGCGCAGACCCATGTTCCACATGATGATCTGGTTCTCTCTCACCCAGTCTGTCGAATATTTCGTGCTAGCCttggggttttg GTGGGGATCAAAGCTAATCAACGACGAGGAAATCAGCTTGTATCAGTTCATCGTATCGTTTATGGGTGTTTACTTCTCCGGCCAAGCCACCGCGTTGGCTTTCAGCTTCGCCAGCA GCTTAACAAAGGCGAACCAAGCTAGCAACTACTACTTCTGGCTCGACAGCCTCCACGGAACCATCCGTGAGACTGGTGGCAAGCGCGAAGAGGGGCCCAAGCACGGGTGCCGCTCCTACGACTTCCATGACGTGCATTTTTCGTACCCCCTCGCGCCCGACCACCGGGTACTCAAGGGCGTGTCTCTGTCG ATTCAACGAGGTGACTTCGTGGCCTTCGTGGGTGCATCAGGTTGTGGAAAGAGCACAATGATCTCGCTCCTAGAGCGCTTCTACGACCCGGTAAGCGGCGCCATCACCATTGACACGTCTGCGCCGTTATCGAGCATCAACCCGCTTCTATACCGCAAGCACGTCGCCCTGGTGCAGCAAGAGCCGACACTCTTCCCTGGTACGATTCGTGAGAATATCTCGCAGGGCCTGCCGGACCTCGGCGTAACGGAGGCAGCGTCGGACGAGGCGCTGGAGGAGGCGTGTCGGGCGGCCAATGTATGGGACTTCATATTATCGCTGCCCGAGGGCCTCGACACGCCGTGTGGGACCAGCGGCAGCCAGCTCTCCGGGGGTCAGCGGCAGCGCATCGCCATCGCTCGGGCGCTGGTACGCAAGCCCAACGTGGTCCTTCTTGATGAAGCGACGAGCGCGCTCGACACCGAGTCGGAGAAACTTGTCCAGGGCGCGCTGGTGGGGGCAGCGTCATCCAGAGACCGTATCACCATCGCGGTGGCGCACCGCCTTTCGACGGTCCGCGATGCTAAGTgcatcttcgtcttctacGCAGGCAAGATTGTGGAGGCCGGGACGCACAGCGAATTGGTTGCCAGGGGGGGCATGTATGCTAAGATGTGCGAGGCTCAGAAGCTTGAAGGTGCTGCATGA